One stretch of Candidatus Bathyarchaeota archaeon DNA includes these proteins:
- a CDS encoding flippase: MSKTKDVAKVSAKGSFHMFWGLVVSTLISSIGTIFIARLLGSDLYGLYTIVLTVPPIFQVLRDWGVNSAMVRFVAQYRAEGRVDEVRSVFLTGVLFEVTAGLVLSLFSFVSADFLATVIFHRPLIAPLIQIVSFAIFASGLISAATAAFTGYDRLELNSVMLIFQNIFKTAIVIILVFLGFGTSGATVGYTIGTFIAALIGLSLIGIIYRKLPKPFSRKLEIKAYFTAMLTYCLPLSLATIILSLLPRFYAFLLPIYYITDNVQIGNYGVAMNFVILISFVITPIATMMFPAFSKLDAKRDHESLRNIFQFSVKYGSLLVVPVTVIVMSLSEPAVATLFGPTYTTAGIFLALFAIQYLYVIFGNLSLSALLNGQGQTSFTLKMALLTGLIGFPLGYFSIMSFGVFGLIFTTIISSAPSLIMGLVFIKRTYSITLDWGSSLRIFLSSAVAGAITYFVVSWLPFAAWIRLLLGVILFFVVLVPALLLSRSVTKVDIVNLKVMTSGLGALSVPVCRVLSLLERIMTLLKL, from the coding sequence ATGAGCAAAACTAAAGACGTTGCTAAAGTTTCAGCAAAGGGTAGCTTTCATATGTTTTGGGGGCTAGTTGTTTCAACCCTGATTTCGTCAATTGGAACTATATTTATTGCTAGGCTTCTAGGCTCAGATTTGTATGGTTTATACACTATTGTGTTGACGGTTCCACCCATTTTTCAAGTTTTGAGGGATTGGGGTGTGAATTCTGCTATGGTTCGTTTTGTGGCTCAGTATCGTGCGGAGGGTAGGGTTGATGAGGTTCGTAGTGTCTTTTTGACTGGTGTTTTGTTTGAGGTTACTGCTGGGTTGGTGTTGTCTTTGTTTTCGTTTGTTTCAGCGGATTTTCTAGCAACTGTTATTTTCCATCGTCCATTAATTGCTCCACTTATCCAAATTGTTTCTTTTGCCATATTCGCAAGTGGTTTAATTTCAGCAGCTACTGCAGCTTTCACAGGGTATGACAGGCTAGAACTTAACAGTGTAATGCTCATATTTCAGAATATTTTCAAAACCGCAATTGTAATAATATTGGTGTTTTTAGGTTTTGGTACTTCTGGAGCTACAGTAGGTTATACAATTGGTACGTTTATAGCGGCTTTAATTGGGTTATCTTTAATTGGTATTATCTATAGAAAGCTTCCTAAACCCTTCTCTCGTAAGCTTGAAATCAAAGCATACTTCACCGCTATGTTAACTTATTGTTTGCCTCTGTCTTTAGCAACTATTATACTATCGCTCCTTCCCAGATTTTACGCATTTTTGTTACCAATTTATTACATAACAGATAATGTGCAGATTGGTAACTATGGTGTAGCCATGAATTTTGTAATTTTGATTTCTTTTGTTATTACTCCTATTGCCACTATGATGTTTCCCGCTTTTTCTAAATTGGACGCAAAGAGGGACCATGAGTCATTGAGAAATATTTTTCAGTTCTCGGTGAAATATGGTTCATTGTTAGTGGTCCCCGTAACTGTTATAGTAATGAGTTTATCTGAACCCGCTGTAGCAACACTTTTTGGACCCACATATACTACTGCTGGTATCTTTCTTGCTTTGTTTGCAATTCAATATTTATATGTAATTTTTGGAAACCTGAGTTTGTCCGCTTTACTAAATGGTCAAGGTCAAACAAGTTTTACTTTAAAGATGGCTTTATTGACCGGGTTGATTGGTTTTCCATTGGGGTATTTTTCTATAATGTCTTTCGGGGTTTTTGGTCTTATTTTTACTACCATAATTTCCAGCGCGCCTAGTCTTATTATGGGGCTTGTTTTCATTAAACGAACTTATAGTATAACGTTGGATTGGGGTTCATCTTTACGTATCTTTCTTTCGTCTGCGGTTGCTGGGGCCATAACTTATTTTGTAGTTTCTTGGTTGCCTTTTGCTGCTTGGATTAGATTATTGTTGGGTGTAATTTTGTTTTTCGTGGTTTTGGTACCTGCATTGTTGTTGTCACGCTCTGTAACTAAAGTTGATATTGTAAACTTGAAGGTGATGACAAGTGGATTGGGTGCGTTGAGTGTGCCAGTTTGTAGAGTTCTTAGTTTGCTTGAGCGGATAATGACTTTGCTAAAATTATAA
- the gmd gene encoding GDP-mannose 4,6-dehydratase, translating to MKKAFLTGVTGQDGSYLSEFLLSKGYEVHGIIRRASTFNTSRIDHVYVDPHDPNARFFLHHGDLSDSEQIANILYNVKPDEVYHLAAQSHVKVSFSMPEYTGNVTALGTTRILETIRRSGNHGKFYQASSSEMFGRVPSPQNEESNFSPTSPYATAKVYAFWMTKNYRLGYNMFACNGILFNHESPRRGEIFVTRKITMAIANILAKKQQFLYLGNLEPKRDWGYAPEYVEVMWKILQMDKPDDFVVGTGEQHSVQEFVEEAFSYAGMNWDKYVKVDQKYYRPTETEDLAADSRKIRKVLGWKPKIQFKDLIKVMVDADMRKVGLTPIGEGDEILNKKFPDRWWKVD from the coding sequence ATGAAGAAAGCTTTCCTAACAGGTGTTACTGGTCAGGATGGTTCTTATCTTTCAGAGTTTTTGCTTTCCAAAGGTTATGAAGTGCATGGAATAATTCGTAGGGCAAGCACATTTAATACAAGTAGGATTGATCACGTTTATGTGGACCCTCATGACCCCAATGCACGCTTCTTTCTTCATCATGGGGACCTTTCTGATTCAGAGCAAATAGCAAATATACTTTATAATGTAAAGCCTGATGAAGTTTATCATTTGGCGGCGCAAAGTCACGTTAAGGTTAGTTTTAGTATGCCTGAATATACTGGTAACGTTACCGCCCTTGGTACGACTAGAATTTTAGAGACCATTCGACGTAGTGGTAATCATGGGAAATTTTATCAGGCTTCAAGCAGTGAAATGTTTGGTCGTGTGCCTTCGCCTCAAAATGAGGAAAGTAATTTTAGTCCTACTAGTCCTTATGCAACAGCAAAAGTCTACGCATTTTGGATGACAAAGAATTACCGTTTGGGCTATAATATGTTTGCCTGCAATGGCATTCTTTTTAACCACGAATCTCCCCGTAGAGGCGAAATATTTGTTACAAGAAAGATCACAATGGCTATTGCTAATATTCTTGCAAAAAAGCAACAGTTTCTTTACCTCGGCAATCTTGAGCCTAAACGGGATTGGGGTTATGCGCCTGAATATGTTGAAGTAATGTGGAAAATTCTTCAGATGGACAAACCAGATGATTTTGTAGTTGGTACAGGTGAGCAACATTCTGTACAAGAGTTCGTTGAAGAAGCATTTTCGTATGCAGGCATGAACTGGGATAAATACGTTAAAGTTGATCAGAAATACTATAGACCTACTGAAACAGAGGATCTAGCTGCTGATTCAAGAAAAATCCGTAAGGTCCTCGGATGGAAACCTAAAATTCAGTTTAAAGACCTGATTAAAGTAATGGTTGATGCGGACATGCGTAAAGTTGGGTTAACGCCGATTGGTGAAGGCGATGAAATTTTAAACAAAAAATTTCCAGATAGATGGTGGAAGGTAGATTGA
- a CDS encoding GDP-L-fucose synthase: MSSFWEDKTVLLTGGAGFLGSHIVDNLVNKRGVARSQIVIPRSSTTDLRSWDNCLNVVKNVDVIIHLAARVGGIGFNQKYPGTLFYDNIMMGANLMEASRVANVKKFVQVGTVCAYPKFTPIPFKEDDLWNGYPEETNAPYGIAKKALLVMAQAYRQQYGMNIIYLLPVNLYGPKDNFKPESSHVIPALIRKFVDAVESNQKQVVVWGTGKASREFLYAKDAAEGIVAAAEKYDKPAPVNLGAGKEITIKELVNLIGKLTGFNGEIVWDTSRPDGQPRRCLDITRARAEFGFEAKTDLIEGLQETIGWYRKQS; this comes from the coding sequence TTGAGTAGTTTCTGGGAAGATAAAACTGTGCTTTTAACTGGTGGGGCTGGTTTTTTAGGTTCCCATATAGTTGATAATTTGGTTAACAAGCGTGGTGTTGCAAGAAGTCAGATAGTTATTCCTAGAAGTAGCACTACTGATTTGCGGTCGTGGGACAATTGCTTGAATGTGGTTAAAAATGTTGATGTTATTATTCATTTAGCTGCAAGAGTGGGCGGAATAGGTTTTAACCAGAAATATCCTGGGACACTATTTTATGATAACATCATGATGGGTGCTAATTTAATGGAAGCTTCCCGAGTTGCTAACGTGAAAAAATTTGTTCAAGTTGGTACCGTATGTGCTTACCCAAAATTTACACCCATCCCTTTCAAAGAAGATGACCTCTGGAATGGTTATCCTGAAGAAACAAATGCTCCCTACGGTATCGCTAAAAAGGCCCTATTGGTTATGGCGCAAGCCTACAGGCAACAGTACGGTATGAACATAATCTATTTGCTTCCTGTGAACCTTTATGGACCTAAAGATAATTTTAAGCCTGAATCTTCCCATGTTATTCCTGCACTTATCCGAAAATTTGTTGACGCTGTGGAAAGCAACCAAAAACAAGTTGTCGTGTGGGGAACAGGCAAAGCTTCCCGTGAGTTTCTGTATGCAAAGGATGCTGCTGAAGGAATAGTTGCGGCAGCTGAAAAATATGATAAACCAGCCCCTGTAAACCTTGGTGCAGGAAAGGAAATAACCATAAAAGAACTGGTGAATCTTATCGGTAAACTAACAGGGTTCAACGGTGAAATAGTCTGGGACACTTCAAGACCTGATGGGCAACCACGACGATGCTTGGATATTACAAGAGCGCGTGCAGAGTTTGGTTTTGAAGCAAAAACTGACCTTATTGAAGGTTTACAGGAAACCATTGGGTGGTACAGAAAACAAAGTTAG
- a CDS encoding NUDIX hydrolase, translated as MVTSDESNFIPSELYNQITQLLPIVSVEAAIEIEGAFLFLKRNNEPAKGEWWLPGGRIKKGELIEDALRREIKEETGLEVTQCKLINVYSRVFPQRHDITIAYLCKCKGTKIILNDEHSEYVFLKENTVPLHQYLLEVIKDCKESIRS; from the coding sequence ATGGTTACGTCTGATGAAAGTAATTTTATCCCTTCAGAATTATACAATCAGATAACGCAACTGTTACCAATCGTTTCTGTTGAAGCCGCCATAGAAATAGAAGGCGCGTTTCTTTTTTTGAAAAGAAACAACGAACCGGCCAAAGGCGAATGGTGGCTTCCAGGTGGCAGAATAAAAAAAGGAGAACTAATAGAAGATGCTTTGCGCAGGGAAATCAAGGAAGAAACAGGACTTGAAGTAACTCAGTGCAAGCTGATTAATGTTTACTCAAGGGTGTTTCCTCAACGTCACGACATCACGATAGCATATTTATGCAAGTGTAAAGGAACAAAAATAATTCTCAATGATGAACATTCGGAATATGTGTTCTTAAAAGAAAACACTGTACCGTTGCACCAGTACCTGCTGGAAGTCATTAAGGACTGCAAAGAGAGCATTAGAAGCTAA
- a CDS encoding oligosaccharide flippase family protein, giving the protein MSKVEDIAKVSAKGSFHVLWGLIVSTLISSIGAIFIARLLGSDLYGLYTIVITAPLLIQVLRDWGVNSAMVRFVAQYRAEGRVDEVRSVFLTGVLFEVVMGLVLSIFSFVSADFLATVVFNRPVIAPFIQLVSFSILANSLVVASTVAFTGYDRLELNSVMLIFQSVFRTAIMIALVALGFGVAGASIGYTVSAFVAGLVGVALIGVIYRRLPKPFSQKLEIKAYFTAIFSYCLPLSLATIITVLLPQFYAFLLPIHYAADNVQIGNYGVAINFVVLIAFFITPISTMMFPAFSKLDPRRDQESLRNIFSFSVKYGSLLVVPVTALVMCLSEPAVATLFGNTYNTAGLFLALFAIQYLYIAFGHLILPSLLNGQGQTSFTLRMALLTGLIGFPLGYGLIMLFGVLGLILAMLVSNLPSLFMGLNFVKKTYGATVDWRASVCILLSSGVAAVVTYFMVSWLPFAAWIELLLGVLVFVVVLVPALLFSRSVTKEDIANLKLIVEGLGVLGRLISRLLAFLERVMTFMNL; this is encoded by the coding sequence ATGAGCAAAGTTGAGGATATCGCTAAGGTTTCAGCGAAGGGCAGTTTCCATGTGCTTTGGGGTTTGATTGTTTCAACCCTGATTTCGTCAATTGGAGCCATATTTATTGCTAGGCTTCTAGGCTCAGACCTGTATGGGTTATACACTATAGTGATAACGGCTCCATTATTGATTCAAGTTTTGAGGGATTGGGGTGTGAATTCTGCTATGGTTCGTTTTGTGGCTCAGTATCGTGCGGAGGGTAGGGTTGATGAGGTTCGTAGTGTCTTTTTGACCGGTGTCTTATTTGAAGTGGTAATGGGGCTGGTGCTTTCAATATTTTCGTTTGTTTCAGCGGATTTTCTAGCAACGGTGGTCTTTAATCGTCCCGTTATTGCTCCATTCATTCAGCTTGTTTCTTTTTCTATACTTGCAAATAGTTTAGTGGTGGCGTCTACTGTGGCTTTCACGGGATACGACCGCTTAGAGCTTAACAGTGTTATGTTGATTTTCCAAAGTGTTTTTAGAACTGCAATTATGATTGCTTTAGTGGCTTTGGGTTTTGGGGTTGCTGGCGCTTCAATAGGCTATACGGTTAGCGCGTTTGTTGCAGGTTTAGTTGGTGTGGCATTAATTGGTGTTATTTACAGGCGGCTTCCTAAACCTTTTTCGCAGAAATTAGAAATCAAGGCGTACTTTACGGCAATATTTTCATATTGCTTGCCCTTATCTTTGGCTACAATTATAACTGTGTTGCTTCCACAATTTTACGCTTTTCTATTGCCTATTCATTATGCTGCAGACAACGTACAAATCGGCAACTATGGCGTCGCTATAAATTTTGTGGTTCTTATAGCGTTTTTTATTACACCTATTAGTACTATGATGTTTCCGGCTTTTTCTAAATTAGATCCAAGAAGGGATCAGGAATCTCTTAGGAACATTTTCAGTTTTTCAGTTAAATATGGCTCTTTACTTGTGGTGCCCGTAACAGCCTTAGTTATGTGTCTTTCTGAACCTGCTGTGGCAACATTATTTGGCAATACTTACAATACTGCTGGGCTTTTTCTTGCATTGTTTGCAATTCAATATTTGTATATCGCTTTTGGGCACCTTATTTTGCCTTCTCTTTTAAATGGTCAAGGTCAAACAAGTTTTACTTTACGAATGGCCCTGCTAACTGGGTTGATTGGTTTTCCTTTAGGTTACGGTTTGATAATGCTTTTTGGGGTTTTAGGTTTGATTTTAGCTATGTTGGTGTCGAATTTGCCTAGCCTTTTTATGGGCCTGAATTTTGTTAAGAAAACTTATGGTGCAACTGTAGATTGGAGAGCTTCTGTGTGTATTCTTCTTTCATCTGGTGTTGCTGCTGTCGTGACGTACTTTATGGTTTCTTGGTTGCCTTTTGCTGCTTGGATTGAGTTGCTGTTGGGTGTATTGGTATTTGTCGTGGTTTTGGTTCCTGCACTACTGTTTTCGCGGTCTGTTACAAAAGAGGATATTGCTAACTTGAAGTTAATTGTTGAAGGACTCGGCGTTCTTGGTAGATTGATTAGTAGACTGCTTGCTTTTCTTGAACGGGTAATGACTTTTATGAACTTATAA
- the wecB gene encoding UDP-N-acetylglucosamine 2-epimerase (non-hydrolyzing) has translation MKILVILGTRPEVVKFSPIIRECQRLGLDYFILHTGQHYSYNMDRVFFEQLNLPEASFNLDVGSGFHGQQTGKMLIGIEKILQQTNPDVVLVQGDTNTVLAGAVAAGKLDIKVGHVEAGLRSYDRGMPEEVNRVLADHCSDYLFAPTEKSKQILLHEGIPEEKVFVVGNTVVDAVYQNLEIAKAKSKILNDLAVEEGQFMLATSHRQENVDNKEHFAGLIRGLQLVQQEFNVPIIYPIHPRAKKQLELFGIDTTGLTLVEPLDYLAFLQLECKAKLVLTDSGGVQEETCILGVPCVTLRENTERPETIDVGSNILAGTDSVRILKAAKEGLTKSRIWVNPFGDGTTGQKIVNVLRDNFS, from the coding sequence TTGAAAATTTTAGTAATCCTTGGAACAAGACCAGAAGTAGTCAAGTTCTCTCCAATCATACGTGAGTGTCAGCGTTTAGGTTTGGATTATTTTATTTTGCATACGGGACAGCATTACAGTTACAACATGGATAGAGTGTTTTTTGAGCAACTAAATCTTCCTGAAGCAAGCTTCAATTTGGATGTCGGATCAGGTTTCCACGGACAACAAACGGGAAAAATGCTAATTGGTATAGAAAAAATTCTGCAACAAACAAACCCTGATGTTGTTCTTGTTCAAGGTGACACAAACACGGTTTTAGCTGGTGCTGTTGCTGCGGGAAAGCTTGACATTAAGGTTGGGCATGTGGAAGCTGGCTTGCGAAGTTATGACCGTGGTATGCCTGAAGAGGTTAATCGTGTTTTAGCTGATCATTGTTCTGATTACCTGTTTGCACCAACCGAAAAATCAAAGCAAATTCTGCTACATGAGGGTATTCCTGAAGAGAAGGTGTTTGTGGTTGGGAACACAGTTGTGGATGCTGTTTACCAAAATTTAGAGATTGCCAAAGCAAAGAGCAAAATTCTAAATGATTTAGCTGTGGAGGAGGGGCAGTTTATGCTTGCGACTTCTCATCGTCAAGAAAACGTGGATAATAAGGAGCATTTCGCGGGTCTTATTCGTGGGTTGCAGCTTGTTCAGCAAGAGTTCAATGTTCCAATAATTTACCCCATCCATCCGCGGGCTAAAAAGCAGCTTGAACTCTTTGGCATAGACACCACGGGTTTAACGTTGGTTGAGCCTTTGGATTATTTGGCTTTTTTGCAGCTTGAGTGCAAAGCCAAACTTGTTTTGACTGATTCTGGCGGGGTTCAGGAAGAAACTTGCATTTTGGGAGTTCCTTGTGTTACGCTTCGAGAGAATACTGAGCGTCCTGAAACTATTGATGTTGGGTCAAACATTTTGGCAGGAACGGATTCGGTTCGGATTCTTAAGGCTGCAAAAGAAGGTTTAACTAAAAGTCGGATTTGGGTCAACCCCTTTGGAGACGGAACCACTGGACAGAAAATCGTTAATGTGTTACGTGACAATTTTTCTTAA
- a CDS encoding polyprenol monophosphomannose synthase, which yields MRDNLRFNSDIGIVLPTYCEAENIYKLIKDILALKLNALILVVDDSSPDGTAQIVRELQKESDNILLIERAKKNGLGSAITDAFKFFLALEKMPKKIIVMDADFSHNPQQLPSLLDGMVEGCGIVIGSRYCSGGRIEGWSFSRKLISRIANRLARSSLKIKLNDCTSGYRCYSVDFLKVAVDSLHSQTYEIQIETVRQAKLNNFKVIEVPISFVNRKRGKSKLAGIEIRSFFLYILKAGLHK from the coding sequence ATGAGAGACAATTTACGGTTTAACTCGGATATCGGTATTGTTCTTCCTACCTATTGTGAAGCAGAAAACATTTACAAATTAATCAAAGACATCCTTGCCCTCAAATTAAATGCCTTAATCTTGGTTGTTGACGATTCCAGTCCTGATGGAACCGCACAGATTGTGCGTGAACTCCAAAAAGAATCTGATAACATTCTTCTTATCGAACGAGCTAAAAAAAATGGGTTAGGCTCAGCAATAACAGATGCCTTCAAATTTTTCTTGGCTCTGGAAAAAATGCCTAAAAAAATAATTGTTATGGATGCAGATTTTTCGCATAACCCACAACAATTGCCTTCGCTTCTGGATGGTATGGTTGAGGGTTGTGGAATAGTTATCGGTAGCCGGTACTGCAGTGGCGGCAGGATTGAGGGTTGGTCTTTTTCTCGTAAATTAATTAGCCGCATTGCAAATCGTTTGGCTAGGTCTTCTCTTAAAATAAAACTCAATGACTGCACCAGCGGCTATCGCTGTTATTCAGTGGATTTTCTTAAAGTAGCAGTTGACAGCCTGCACAGTCAAACCTACGAAATCCAAATTGAAACTGTGCGGCAAGCAAAACTCAACAATTTCAAAGTAATTGAAGTTCCTATATCTTTTGTAAATAGAAAAAGAGGCAAATCTAAACTTGCAGGCATCGAAATCCGAAGTTTTTTCCTATACATACTAAAAGCCGGCTTACACAAGTAA
- a CDS encoding NDP-sugar synthase, which translates to MKALILIGGFGTRLRPLSCTKPKALFPIINKPLLQWTFEKLADNGVDEVILAVNKLTEFHIKQQHIPKCGLKIKYSHDPPNMPLGTAGPVRKAERLLGHDEPFFILNGDLITEINYRELLNSHKEGKAVATIALHCVDDPSRYGVAELEDGGRIKTFVEKPCKGTEPSKLINAGVYVVDPKILDYIPAGRAVSMEREIFPSLAQERKLYGHKLDGLWIDIGKPEEYLQTNMMFLEHFATHVNCSHFSCRDPVAFAKGVTVGENSTVGPNVILGKNVTIGRNVQIQGSVVFENTQIGDGAVVLGARIGESALIGKEASIAEGCLIGDHAKVKDNLSLGKGTKVCPASNVSQQC; encoded by the coding sequence TTGAAGGCATTAATACTAATTGGTGGATTTGGAACTAGACTGCGACCATTATCTTGCACTAAACCTAAGGCTCTTTTTCCAATAATAAACAAGCCCCTGCTACAGTGGACTTTTGAGAAACTAGCTGATAACGGCGTTGACGAGGTAATCCTAGCTGTCAACAAACTAACAGAGTTTCATATTAAACAACAGCATATTCCAAAATGCGGTTTAAAAATCAAATACAGCCATGACCCACCAAACATGCCTCTTGGAACAGCCGGACCCGTAAGAAAAGCTGAAAGGCTACTTGGGCATGATGAGCCTTTTTTTATTTTAAACGGCGATTTAATCACTGAAATAAATTATCGCGAATTGCTAAACAGCCACAAAGAGGGCAAAGCTGTTGCCACAATTGCGCTTCATTGTGTGGATGACCCCAGTCGATATGGTGTTGCGGAGCTTGAAGATGGTGGTCGCATTAAGACTTTTGTTGAAAAACCCTGCAAAGGCACTGAACCATCTAAACTGATTAATGCAGGTGTTTACGTTGTGGACCCCAAAATTCTTGATTACATCCCAGCCGGAAGGGCGGTTTCTATGGAACGCGAGATTTTTCCAAGCTTAGCTCAAGAACGCAAGCTTTACGGGCATAAACTGGATGGTTTATGGATTGACATTGGCAAGCCCGAGGAATACCTGCAGACTAACATGATGTTTTTGGAGCATTTTGCTACTCATGTAAATTGTTCTCATTTCTCATGCAGGGATCCTGTTGCTTTCGCTAAAGGCGTCACGGTTGGGGAAAACTCGACTGTTGGGCCAAATGTGATTTTAGGAAAAAACGTTACCATTGGCAGAAACGTTCAGATTCAGGGTTCAGTTGTTTTCGAGAACACACAAATAGGTGACGGCGCCGTCGTTTTAGGTGCACGTATTGGTGAATCCGCTTTGATTGGCAAGGAAGCATCTATTGCCGAGGGTTGCCTGATTGGTGACCACGCAAAAGTAAAAGATAACCTCTC